In Leopardus geoffroyi isolate Oge1 chromosome D1, O.geoffroyi_Oge1_pat1.0, whole genome shotgun sequence, the genomic stretch GTGCCTCCTTTGGCCCaatgaaagacaaatgaaagGCATATATCTTTCCCAGAGGCTTTTTGTCTTACCTACCTAGCCTTCTGGGGATTCCACTTAGAGATTACCTTGTACACCTTTCCAGGTCAGAAGCAGTCCACAGCACCCACCTTGTTAGTTACAGGGGACAGACAGGCAAAGACTGTCCCCTGCCTGCCTAGTAGTTCCTTTGATCAGGACAACTCCTGCCCAactgagggggagggaagaggaggtaGAAAGGAGGCTTGAAGCCTCCTGCTTCACCTAGAGACTGAACCCAAAACCAGGGGGAGGAAGTTGCAAAGTTCATTTCACCGCTGACACCTGCTGGCCGCTAAAAGGTAAGACAGGTTGGTTAGTACAAGCATCCTGGGTCCCAGGCAGAGGTTCTGTTTCTCCAAGTTCCTAAAGAGCCCCCAATGCCAGGTCTCTGATGTTTAAGTACATACCACGGCCACTTTTACCATAGTGGTCCCCTCTGTTAAAGACCCGTTTCCTGCCTTGACAAGAAGGTCACATTAATGTTTGTGTTTACACCTTCATTCTGTGATGAAACTTTAGCAGACTGTTCTGCGTGTATGTGTGAGCACATGTACACAGACGTGGCCATGTAGTGATGGATTTAAGTGTGAACACGCACTGTATGTTGGTGCATTTCTCCAGAATGTTCACTCATGTGGGGAAGGTATGGTTTGCTTGTTTGATTCATGAACTGTATCACTCTTCCCCTGGAAGGACGTGGGTAACGGGCAGCATTTCTGAGTGCAAACAAGAATTTAGTGTGAGATGCCgagggcacctactgtgtgttgTGCACAGCTCGCCTCAGTACCTTTGTCCACAATGGCTCTGTTGCTGGAATGCTCTCCCTTTTCCCATCACATTTTGGCCTACTTCATTCTTACCACTTTTAAGATGTCAGCTTAGAGCACATACTCATGCAGCCTTCCCTGTCTCCCTATACAAGATCAAACCTGTTTGCTGTTTAACAGCTTCTGGTCCTTACAGCACCTATCATAGTTTGTACTATATATAATAAGTATTCTTCAACTACAGTTTGAACACTCCATGCCACCAGACGATAACCTCGTGAAAGAGGATCGTGACTCTCACGTTGAATTTCAAACCTCGAGCAGAATGCTGAGCGCCGGGTGAGTCCTCCATTTCTGAGTTGCAAGAAAGACAATATCCGGGGTGCCCACCAGGGATAGTACTTTGTGATCTTGGTGGGATTAGGGAATCTTGGAACTTAGCCTGAAATCCCGTGGCTCCCTATCTACTCAGGAATCAATCAAATCCAGAAAGTGAGAGCCACCTGTGGGATGCTCTTCAGGGGTGATAGAAATAAGAAACTGTGCCCACTTCCTGGTCAGGCTGGTGGCAGGAATGCTCTAAAGAACAAAGTACATGGTGGCAGCTTCTACAGGACACAAAGTCTGGGGGACCTCTGGAAGGACACCAGGAAAGCTGAAGGCCTCAGCTCACGCTCCTTTGTTCTCTATGCCTCTGAATCTTTGAACTTCAAACTTTTGATCTTCCCCTCCAAGCCCCGCTCCCCACCCATGCAGAGACAGCTCCTATTACCATCTTTCGTCCCATATCCCCCCCTTTACCCATAACCCACAAAGAATCAGACTCAGGCAACTGCAGACACTGGAGATTGGATGTAATTGCATCTCCAGATAGGCATAAGCAGAGTGCAGACTGGGGCCCCAAGATTGTACAGTGGCGGGCGTGGTTGGGTCACTCATAGCACCCCCACCCTGCTTCTGGCTCCAAATCTTCCTCATTGACTCTGGAACAACATTGTCTCCACAGTAAAGGGCATCATAGTGGATTTGGTTCATACTGCAGCTGCATTCAAGATCGGGGGAGTTAGGGTAGTGGCATGCggggaaagggcacagaggaAAAGACATGGTCTGAACAACCAGGTCTCCTATGCCTGCCTCAGCTTCTCCACAGCAGCGTCCACATCACCCCCAGTGGCTAGGAGGGCCTGGAGATTGGCTTCGGGATTCAGGAAACCCATTGCTCGCAGCTGCTCTAGCTGTACCCGGAAGTGAATCTCGGGCTGCATCTGCTGGGGATTGGCACCACTTAGAGCCTGCCACATCTGGGGGAAAGGGGTGGAAGGGGGGCCCAGCTCcacagagccctgtgctgggggtACCTCAGGAGCTGGAGCTAGAGGGGGATCCTCAGGCATAAGGGCACCCCCTCTAGGCTCTGTACCGCCTACCATACTTCCCAGCCCTGTTAGGCAAGGCATGAACCACAGTAGGAGGTGAGGTGCTTCAGTGGCCAGGATCTGCAGACCCTGCTCAATCTGTAGGAGCGCGTGCATGGCACGAGGGTTGGCCATGGCTGCCTGAAGGTGCAGCAGCAGGGGCAGCTGCCGGCGCATCTCGTCCTGCAGCTGTGGGACCTGGTTCACGCTGGTGGGCCTCAGAGATCTTGGATAAGCTACTGGTGGCAGCCGGGCATGCTCGGGGATCCCAGGGGTAGCTGGCATAGGGGAAGCTGATGAAGGGACGAATGGGGCCCTATTGGCAGAATGCCCCAGCCCTAAGACAAGATCAGGCATGTTGGTGCCATGGCCAGTGGAGCCATTCCCTGTGCCACCTTGACCTCTATCTTGTCCAGTACTGCTCTCTGGGGGATATCTCAGGAACAATGGGCAAGAGGACTTTCCCTTGATGGCTCCTGATTCCTTAGGGAGAGGCTGGCCTGACTCACGTTTCTGGGAGGAGGATGAAGTTGGGGGGACTCGGTTtcctggtggtggtggttctTGGCTCGGACTGAGAGTGGATGTAGTCCCTTGCAGATAGGTCCCCAAGGACTGGGGGGTCTCATGTAATTGCTGAATATAGTCATAGAGCCTTATATTACCTAGAATGGTGGGAACCCTATTTCTAGTCTCGGATACATCCTGGTCCCCAGGATGCCTGCCTCGCCTGCCAACAGAGCCCCCATATGTGGAAGCCCATGGGTTGGGGAGAGGGTCACAATTCTCTGTCCTCGAAGgttggctgctgctgctggtggcaTTCGCAGTAGTGGCAGTGGCAAAGGGATTGCCACCAAACTGCTCCTGTACAGCATTAAGCATCGGATCCATAATATCCGTGTACATAGTACGAAGCACATTGTAGCCACCAGGGATGCTTTCCAGGTTACTGAGTGCCCGGTCCTGGCTACGCATCATCTCTTGCATCATGGCTGGGTTGCGGAGAAACTCCAATGTCTGCCGCATGATTTCGGGGTTGTTGAGAATATGCCCGATCTCAGGGTTGTGCTGGATCAGCTGCTGCATATGGGGGTTATCGAGAACCAGCTGGCGCATCAGGCCTGTGTTGGACAGCAGACCTTGGATGAAAGGGTCATCAATGATCTGAGCCACAAACTCAGGCACAGAGACATGCTGCCACATCAGTGAGCTTGGCTGGTCGGGGAAACTACCGGAGGTCAGGCCTAGCCCGTTGAGGCCTGTGAGAACACCTAAGCTAAAGGCGGGTGGCCCATCTACTGGGTACATGGAGCTTGGTTGAGGGAATGATctagggctgggggctggggcagggactGAAGCAGCTGCGCACTCAGTGCCCATGGTGCGGCGTTGCATCTTGATGACCAGGTGGACAGTGAGGCCATCTCGCACTCCACACTGTGCTAGTGAGTCAGGGTCCTTGAGGATTTTGCCAGCAAAGATTAGGACCAGCTGATCAGGGTGGGCCTTAAAGCGCTGCGATATCTCTTCCTTCAGCTGCTGGATGGTGCAAGTATCTGTAACTGAGAAATCCTCCTTGTCCTTGGGTGTCTTCACCGTCACCTTGATGAGGTGGTGGTCCGGGATCGGCGCTGGGTTGCCCTGTGGCAGGGCCTCTCCGCTTTTGGCCATGGTAGGCAGCAGGAGGCCCAGGTCTGTGGGGAcacagctggggggtggggatggggtacCAACATCATCCTTTCAAGCAGTGGTGAAAGTAGGAAAGGTGAGCAGGAAGAGGGCTTGGAGTCTCAGGGTAAAAGCACAGGAAGGTCTGCATGGAAGGGTCAATGAGGTCCTCAGGATGGGATGGTTGTGGAGGATTATGGGTCTGAGAGGTGTTGGGGTTGGGAGAGGAGACCAAATGCCCTGAGAAAGAGGTCTATTGATGAGTGAAAGGCAAAGTCAGGAAGAAGGGTTTGGGTCGGGGCATACATACCAATCAGCTGTGGCCCCGTCCTTCCTCTTATACAGGGCTCCAAACCGCCCTCATCTTGCTAACAGCCACCCCTGAAGCCTTCTGGGCCGGAACCCACTCCATCAGgtgacctctgtgacctcagcacTGACATCACAGCCTCACACAATGGATTCTGGAGACCTCTCCAAGGTGCTCTGTATCCCCAGGAACTCCAAACCACCCCCTCCACCTTTAcctcttctatttcctttctcttgattGGCTTCTTCATAGGGAGGGGCCTGGGCTGACCCTTCCATCTCAGGCCAAGAATCCTACTTCCACACAACCTGTAGGTAGTGTGTGGAGCCTCAGCTTTGGATTAGGCAATTAGGAAAGGCTTAGCCCCCTATGTCACTGTTAAGACCAAATTCAGCTGTGCCCTGAATTGGTCTTCTTGGCATTCGATGTTTCTGTATTCTGTTTGATTCATAAgccattaattttttatatattttcagaatGTTGACTTTCTGATGGGCAGGATCTAGAGCATGAGAGAGGGTCCAAAAATGacatgaagtttttattttacttctaaaaAGATTATTGTTATTCCCCAGAATAACTTAAAGAATGAATTGGCTATTTAccaagatgtaaaaaaaaaaaaaaaaagaccagggaaTAAAGTTGTTAAACAGAAAATCCGGAGTTCATTGTCACATACATTCAAGATGTCTTATACCCAAATGGACATGAAGGGAGAGAGTTCATTATTGGGAGTCCATAGTTATCCAGCACTGACTATTTAGAACCATAAGATTAGTGAGTATAGGAACAAGATAGAAGTAAAAAGACCAAGGCATGGGCactacatattttcaaatatggaatATTAGATGTGTTCtacaaaagaaattgagaagaaataaaacatcaagtcagaaaaaggagagaaggagagaaagcaaatgaagaaGAGTTTCAAAACGGAGAGAGTGACAGTGTCAGATGATGCCAGTAGGTCAGGAAGATAAAGGAAGAGAACTGACCTCTGGATTTGACTAAAAAAAGGGGGGACCATGATAAGCCCAGTTTGGAAGAGTGGAGGGGGCACTGACTGGAGGGGGTTTCAAAGCAAGTGGGTTGGAAAGGAAATGGATTAAATAAGAGTATTACAGGTAAGAGAATGGGTATGATGGCTGTGTGGACATGTGGGGataaagacatttttgttttgctttttcttaaactGAGAATGTTACAGCATGCTTTTATTCTGGTGGATATAACACAATGAGGGAAAAATGACACGGAAGAGAAGATAACTGAAAAAGTCAGCTGTTGAGTAAATGGATTGGAGAGGGTGGGATCAGTGCCCAAGGGGAGAGCTTGATTTGGGTCCACAGACAATTTATGCATTACAACAGGATGGAGGAGAGAACATGCaggctgtcagtggagagccagaTCTCAGTCATGGTGAAAAGATGGGGATCATTTAGAGAAAAGGTTGTAGATACAGTAGGGTTTGCTGTTGCTAAATTATGAGTTCTAAACGGTAGGGTGGAAAGTGTGGGGAATCGATGAACGGTGGAAAATTGGGTCAGCTGAGGGATTTTCAGAGCATAGTGGGACAAGAATCAGAAAGATGACTCAAACAGCTTGGGTTTTTCATGTAACCTGAGGCAAACAGGGTATAAAGCTTAATCAGACTAATTGATTGGATGAAGGCCTCTTAATGGGAAAGTAGAAAATCCATTTTGGTGGTCATGTCTTTCTTGAGACCGATCTTTTTCCTAGTTTGAAGGGGAAGAGTGGGATTCTGGTAGCAGATCCACAGGAGTACTTGGAGTTTTGTGGGCCCTCCTTCACTCTCGCTGATGGCAGAGACAGGGCTGGAAGAAGGTGGTCTATGAGGAGCACACGGAATTCTGTGGTGACCCTTTGCAGACCACAATATGAATACATGTCACCATCTCCACTGCTCCAGACACTACCATCTCCCACATGCTCCACTGCAAGGGAGCTGCACCAGCTCTCCCACTTCTACTTGGACCTCTACCATGGTCTTTCTGCGCTTGGCAGCCGGAGAATCCACTGAAACACCTCCATCATTTGGTCAAAATCCAGCAGTGATTTTCCGCTGCGTTCATAGTAAAATCCAGAGCCCTTACCAGACCTACAAGGCTCTTCCTGATTTCTCTGATGTCCTGTTTTCCCTCCCACTGTTTTATTCACTCCACTCTAGCTATATCATCTCCTTGTTATTCTTCAAACACATCAAGAATATTCCCACCTCACATTTTTATCCTAAGTCGTCTTCTCTGTCTGGAACATACTTCTCCCAAGGGAGTGCGTGTTCATTTCTCCCAATCACTTCTGGTTTCTGCTCTACTCTTGCCCTTCCAGAGAGGCCTTCCTGGATTGCCCTCTATGTAGAAGAccttatcctgctttatttttcctcatagCACTTATTCATAAGTTAGGTAAAGTACTGTCTTATCCCACAGAAGTAAACCCCATAAATAAAGGAACTTTATTTGGTCACTGCTATTTCTTCAATATCTAAAACAACATTTAACTTATTAAATGATTGAATAATTGCCACAAGTGTTTACATGCCAATTGGCTAGGATGCTCTTGGTGAGGccaggagagggggagatagGACCTCGGCTAACTACAGAGAACTCAAGTTATGAACATTAGATATGCTGAAGGACATGATATTCTTGGAAAGTACCATGTCCCCTTGAGCCTGTGTTTTGGTGATGGCAATATACAGTGAGGGTAAGCAGCTATACCTCTCTAAGTTAAAGAGACAATGGTAACAGTCCAGAAAAGTCCTATGATTGTGACAATTAGTAAGAAATTCCTGGGAGGATAAATACTTACCAAGACCTGGATGAAATGTGGACTTATCCTACTCTGACCCACCAGGCCATTCTTCTCCCACCTTCAGACTTGAACAATTTGACTTGAAAACTTGAGGAAGTCTTTATGACTAAATATCTGTGTCTATCTAtagtatttttccctttttgttatGACTGTCTTCCTCTACACGTGGGTCTGTGTAGTGTTTTTAGGTATTTGTGTGTTGCTGCACATGCCCATGGTTGTCTGTGCAGTGTGTTGAATGTGTGTGCCTTTATATGTAAATCTTTGGCCATGTGAccttgtgtatgtgtgcacacctGTCTGGGGCTACATATACACGTTCTTGGGTATGAGAGTATGGTATGATATCTGTGCTTTAtatgcatggtgtgtgtgtgtgtgtgtgtgcgtgcgcatgtcTGCATCATGAGACAGGGATATCACACACAGACGGTGGCTTTTCTTGCAAGAGAAACAAAGCCAAACCTCAGATGGGGGCATGTGGGAGTAGCCATTTTACTGACAGATCTTTTACCCATGGCCAATGCTTCCTGGCTGGAAGCATTGGAAGAGGTGGAAGGGGCAGATGATGTAGTCAAATGGGTCAGCAGGCAGGTAACAAGAAGCACAGAAGTAGGCATGGTGGTTAGAATCCCTGGGATCTCTTGAGCTTGCGAATAGCAGCACCGGTGTCCCCCTCAGTAGCGATGAGTGCCTGCAGATTGGCATGGTGGTTCCCAAATCCCATGGCCTGGAGAGATTCCATTTGCTGGCTGAAACGAATCTCAGGGGCTTGTGGAAGGTGGGAAGAGTCTCCAGCTAAGGACTGTAGCCTCTGCAGGGCTGCTCCAGATTTGTGGCAGCACTCAGGACCTTTGGGTTCAGCCATATCTGGCACATCCCAGGCCCAGGGCACTGTGTCAGGGTAGCTGCAGCTGGGTGAAGGAAGCCAACCCAGGCCCCATAGATAGGGTGCAACCCAGGGTAGAAGAACAGGAGCCTCTGTGGCCAACAGCTGCAGACCCTGCTCAATATGCAATATTGCTTGTGATGCTTTAGGGTTGGCTAGGGCCAGAAGCATGTCGGAAAGCTGTGTCTGCTGCAGGAATGTGGGCAGCTGCTGCCTACACTGTTCACTCAGCTGGGGCATACTTATGAACAACATCATCTGGGCTGCCAAGTAGGGGTTATTCAAAAGCAACTGCACCATGCTTCCTGTGATCTGGGAGCTGCTCTGCTCATCCGACAGCTGGGAATCATCCTTTAATTTCTGGTCAGAGCTATCTCGAGAGGTGGTGGCATCTTTGTCCTCTGCCTGGGGCTGCTGGGTAAGCTGTATGCTAGGTAAGGCTGGTACACCAGCCAGCTGCTGAATGGCCCAGTTATGACTCCGGTCTTTGGTGGAGATAGTGGTAGTACTGGCACTGGCAGTATGGTTCACCTTGTCAGGGGCAACATTGGCTGAGGTGATGGAGGATAAACCACAGGAACTAGTATAGATGACTCGGGTTGTAGGGAGCTGCGGGAGCTGGTCCCTCCGTTCCTGGGGCCGCGGTGGAGACGGGGGTGAGGACTGAACTGGTTCTAAAACATGTCCTTCCAGGAGAGCTGTGAAAGGGTTGCCCCCAAAGGGATCTTGCAAGCTGTTGAGCATGTGGTCATTGCAATCAGCATAACTCCGGCCCAGGGGATTGTCCCCACCTGGCATTGTCTCCAAGCCCGGGTATGACTGTGGGTTTAGTGGATGCTCGAGATTCTGTTCAGGTTGCTGGATCTGCATTATCTCCTGAATCATGGCAAGGTTTCTGGCCAGCTCCAGAGTCTGCCATAGGATCTCAGAATTGTCAAGGAGGTTGGAGACTTCTGGGTTCTGCTGCATCAGCTGTTGCACGTCTGGGTGTTCTGAGATGAACTGTCTCATGGGGGCCATGTTGGACAGGAGCTGCTGGATGCTAGGATTCTGTAGCATCTGTGCTATGCAATCTGGATTACCCACTTCTAGATCCTGGGTATGCACTTTGGGTGCATCAGGCTCCACAGGGAAGGCCGATTCCACTGGGGTGTGACTCACACTGGCAAGTTGGTGTACCCTGCTGCTGTTTCCTTTGGTGTTTCTGTCCCGGTGGCAGGGATCTTTGGTCAGCAGGTTCTGGGAGGAATGGGCTAGGGATCTGGACCTATGTTTGGACTTGATGACCAAATGAATGGTGTGGCCGTCTCGGATGCCCCTCTGTCTCAGTGTGTCATGGTCTTTAAGAAGGCGGCCCATGAAAACCAGCACTAGTTGGTCCATTTGGCACTCAAAGTGAGCAGATAGCTTCTCCTTGAACTGCCTCACAGAGGTGTCGTCCGCTATCATAAAGTCCTCCCCCTTGCCTACTGTCTTCACTATCACTCGGGTGACACTAGGAGAGATGTTCTCGTCTGTAGGCAAACCTGAGGGACGCCCACTCTGGGCCATCTTGGGTGTCTGAGAGATGACATGCGGCATGGACCTTAGTGGGAGGACAGATGGTAAGGAGGTGGAagctggggcaggaggggtgaGGGCAGACAAATGTTTCCACTGGCCTTCGTCTCAGGTGTCGTGTTCTCAGGCCAAAGGCTGGTTTCCTTGATGCCCAAAAAGGGATGAGTGATGAGGCTGGGGCCAGGTATGTTACGATGTTATACCCCTCACCCCAGGTCTCCAGATGTGGCCCAGCTGAGGCCTGTGGTGGCTACTGATTCATACTTAGTACAAGGTAGGCTAAGTAAAGATGACTCCACCCAGGATGCCCCTCCCTTTTGCCCCACCCACAGATACCACAACCTCTCAAAAAAAAGGGATATTGTGATGTCAACTCTAGTCTCACAGCCTTTCCAAGGACTAGCTGGGGCAATAAGACATATttgtgtgggggtgggagacacCGGGTctccataataaaattaaaaaggtcaTTTTCCAGAAAACGGGGGACAAAGTTCTTAGGATGGAActattaaaaaaaggagggggggggagacCAGATTGCTTATGTGGGATATGTTTCTCTGTGGTCTTGTGTGGGAGTCCCTGTTGGGATGATAGGCTTGTTATAATGGAAAGTTGAGTTTGTTGAAGCCATAGATAAAACTACATACCTGTAAGAATGGAATCTTTCCTGTAGGAAAGATCTTCTCACTTTTGTTAGTGATCTT encodes the following:
- the LOC123601254 gene encoding ubiquilin-3-like; this encodes MAKSGEALPQGNPAPIPDHHLIKVTVKTPKDKEDFSVTDTCTIQQLKEEISQRFKAHPDQLVLIFAGKILKDPDSLAQCGVRDGLTVHLVIKMQRRTMGTECAAASVPAPAPSPRSFPQPSSMYPVDGPPAFSLGVLTGLNGLGLTSGSFPDQPSSLMWQHVSVPEFVAQIIDDPFIQGLLSNTGLMRQLVLDNPHMQQLIQHNPEIGHILNNPEIMRQTLEFLRNPAMMQEMMRSQDRALSNLESIPGGYNVLRTMYTDIMDPMLNAVQEQFGGNPFATATTANATSSSSQPSRTENCDPLPNPWASTYGGSVGRRGRHPGDQDVSETRNRVPTILGNIRLYDYIQQLHETPQSLGTYLQGTTSTLSPSQEPPPPGNRVPPTSSSSQKRESGQPLPKESGAIKGKSSCPLFLRYPPESSTGQDRGQGGTGNGSTGHGTNMPDLVLGLGHSANRAPFVPSSASPMPATPGIPEHARLPPVAYPRSLRPTSVNQVPQLQDEMRRQLPLLLHLQAAMANPRAMHALLQIEQGLQILATEAPHLLLWFMPCLTGLGSMVGGTEPRGGALMPEDPPLAPAPEVPPAQGSVELGPPSTPFPQMWQALSGANPQQMQPEIHFRVQLEQLRAMGFLNPEANLQALLATGGDVDAAVEKLRQA
- the UBQLNL gene encoding ubiquilin-like protein, with the translated sequence MPHVISQTPKMAQSGRPSGLPTDENISPSVTRVIVKTVGKGEDFMIADDTSVRQFKEKLSAHFECQMDQLVLVFMGRLLKDHDTLRQRGIRDGHTIHLVIKSKHRSRSLAHSSQNLLTKDPCHRDRNTKGNSSRVHQLASVSHTPVESAFPVEPDAPKVHTQDLEVGNPDCIAQMLQNPSIQQLLSNMAPMRQFISEHPDVQQLMQQNPEVSNLLDNSEILWQTLELARNLAMIQEIMQIQQPEQNLEHPLNPQSYPGLETMPGGDNPLGRSYADCNDHMLNSLQDPFGGNPFTALLEGHVLEPVQSSPPSPPRPQERRDQLPQLPTTRVIYTSSCGLSSITSANVAPDKVNHTASASTTTISTKDRSHNWAIQQLAGVPALPSIQLTQQPQAEDKDATTSRDSSDQKLKDDSQLSDEQSSSQITGSMVQLLLNNPYLAAQMMLFISMPQLSEQCRQQLPTFLQQTQLSDMLLALANPKASQAILHIEQGLQLLATEAPVLLPWVAPYLWGLGWLPSPSCSYPDTVPWAWDVPDMAEPKGPECCHKSGAALQRLQSLAGDSSHLPQAPEIRFSQQMESLQAMGFGNHHANLQALIATEGDTGAAIRKLKRSQGF